In the genome of Luteitalea pratensis, the window AGGCGGAGTACGAGCGCCGCTACGCCCGGTACGCACGCATCCCTCAGCCGCAGATCGTCGGCACTGAACTGCGCGTCGAGATTCATCCCGAACGGGGAGCGGCAGAGATCCGCGGCACCTACCGTGTGCTCAATGACACCCACGCCGCAATCGAGGCGATTCACATTGCTCCGGCGCCGGCCGTCGAGACTGCGGCCATCACGTTGAACCGTGCAGCCGTGATGACGCTGGCGGACGAGGAACTATTTCACCGCATCTTCGTGCTCGAGCGCCCGCTTGAGCCAGGAGACTCGTTGCAGCTCTCGTTCGACGTCCGCGTCGAGCGACGAGGCTTTCGGCACGACGGCATCAGTGACGCCGTCGTCCAGAACGGCACGCACCTCACGAACACGTGGTTGCCGACGATCGGGTATCAGCCGACTCGCGAGTTGATCAGCGCAAGCGACCGCCACGAGTACGGCCTGCCCTCGCGGCCACTGATCGCGCCGCTGGGCGACAAGGAGGCGCCAGGTGACCGCGGCAGTGGAACGACGTTGGACGTGCTGGTGGGCACCAGCGCAGACCAGCTGGCTGTTGCGCCCGGCGCGCTGCGGCGCACGTGGGTGGACAACGGACGTCGTTACTTCCACTACGTGACCGATGCGCCTATCACCAACGAGTACGGAATCTTCTCGGCCCGCTACGCAGTGCACGAAGCGACCTGGCAGAGCACATCCGACGAACGGGCCGTGACTGTCCGCGTTGTCCATCATCCCGGGCATTCGGCCAGCCGGGAGAGCATCATGCAGGGGATTCAGGCCTCGCTCGACTACCACACCACGAACGTCGGCCCCTACGGATATGGTCACCTGACGTTCGTCGAGCGCGCCGGCAACGCCACCGGCATGCACGCCGATTCGAGCATGGTCACCTTCAACGAAGGCAGCGCGCTCTGGCAGGCGCCTGACGACGCGGGTGCTCTCGAGTTCCCATTCGCTATCGTCGCGCATGAGATGGCTCATCAGTGGACGGTGCCCTACGCGGCGGTGGAAGGGGCCCCTGTGATGTCTGAGGGCGTCGCCTGGTACTACGCCATGAAGACGGTCGAGCAGGCGAAGGGACGTGCGCAGCTCGATCAACTGCTGCAATTCATGCGTCAACCGCATCCGTTCCCGCCGGTTCGGCGGGGCGAGCCGCTGCTGCGCGGTGTCGACGGGTACGCGTCGTATCGCCGCGGTCCGTTTGCACTCCATGCGCTCAGCGAATACGGCGGCACCGATGCAGTCAACGGTGCGCTGCGGCGACTGCGCGAAGCACACCGACTGCCGGGGGCACCGCTGGCGACGATGCATGACCTCTATCGGCAATTGCAGACGGCGCTGCCCGCGTCACTGCACTCCCTGTTGCGAGACCTGTTCGAAGTCAACGCGTATTGGGACCTCAAGACGGAAGGGGTGTCGACGCACCAGACCTCAGGAGGCGCGTGGGAGGTGAGGCTTGACATCGACGCACGCAAGGTTGTCTACGACCTGGCGGGCGCTGAACTGGAGGTGCCGATGGACGACCTCGTGCAGGTCGGCGTGTTCGCTGGGAGCGACGAGCTCTACATGCAGACGCATCGCATTCCGGCAGGGAAGCAGACGATCACCGTGGTCGTGCCTCGCGAGCCAGATCGTGCTGGTGTGGATCCGAACCATCTACTGCTCGACGTGCAAAGAGGCGACAACGTCAGAGTGCTGGCTTCGCGAGACACTCGAGGAGCGCCTCGCAACGAATGACAGCTGCAGAATCAGCAGGAACGCTCAAGTCCCTCGCCGAGCTGAGAGCGCAAGGGGGTGCAGGTGCAAAGTGCCCTGGGCTTGCGGACACTGGATCATTGGGGAGCGGCGCGCGCTCGCGCGACCTCGTGAGCGCCCCGGCCCTATCGAGGCGTTGGTGCATGGCTGCGGACGGTCAAGTATGGGTCGGCCGTTGGAGCCGCTGGCCCGTCGCCCGCCCGCGGCGGCATGGTCGTGGGATGAAGTCGCGGGTTCATTCCACGCACAAGACGCGCTATCGGGTGGGAAATTGGCGGGCGTACGAACGCGCCCTCGTCAGTCGGGGCGACGGCTCTGGTTCTCGCCAGACGCCTGGGTCGCGTGGGGCGTGCCGCCCTCCGGTCGCCCTGGCGGGCAGCAACGTTTTTGGATGTGGCGATCGAGACCGCCCTGACACTCCGGCTCGTCTTCCACTTGCCCCTGCGCCAGATGGAGGGCTTCGTCCGGTCGATCCTGACCATGATGCACGCCCGTCTCGATGCCCCGGACCACACGGACGCTTTCGCGCCGGACTCGGAGGCTCGACGTGGTGGTGCACAACCTCCCAGTGAAGGGACCGCTGCATCTGATCGTCGACAGCACGGGACTGTCAGTGGTCGGGAAGGGAGGGGGCGGCCGCGAAACACGGCGGGCGTGGTGCACGAGGCTGGAAGAAGCTTCATTTGGGTGTCAACCGCGCCGGCGTGATCGTCGCGCATGCCCTCACCGAAGCGACGGCCAACGACGGGACGGTGGGTATCGACCTGATTGGAGCGACAGCTGGCGAGGTCGCCAGCGTCACGGCGGACGCGGCCTACGACACGGTCGCCTTCTATGAGGCCGCGAGCGCGCGACACGCGCGGGTGATCGTGGCGCCGACCGTGACGGCCAGGATCTCGCGACGTGGGCCTCGCTCCAGGGCGTGCGATCGCACGATCACCGACGTGGAAACGCTCGGGCGACGCCAGTGAAAGAAGGCCGCGGGCTACCATCGGCAGGCCCGTGTGGAGAACGCCTTCTTCCGCTACAAGTCCATCATTGGCGACGGACTTCGCGCCCGCAGTGTAGGTGGCCGGCAGGTCGAGGCGAGCCTCGCGTGCCGCGTCCTGAACCGGATGACAGAGCTTGGCAGGCCTCAGTCTTCGGCGACGAGTCGGTGACGAGTCCGCGCTTGGGGACAACTGCGAGCCGGGTGTCGAGCCATGCACCAACGCCTCCTTGAGCCGTGAAGGCGCCGGGGTGCACTGCCTGTGGCGTTCTACGCCGACGGACACGACCTCGTGCTGCCGTACACACGGATTTCGCGGCCAGACACCAAGACGAGATGTACTTCGAGAACTGCGACGCGATCCGGCCGAACTCGCGATACGCGGCCGCCGCGCGCCGAGCCCGCCTGCAAGCCAACCCTTCAGTGACCTGCGGGACGTGTTCGGCACACAACGCAAGGGTGTGAACACCGGACGGAATGCCACGGGTCGCGGTCTAGGGCGCAGATGACGAGAACTCGCGCAGGAAAGTGCAGAATGTCCGGGCACGTAGCCCGCGAAGTGCCGCTGGTCAAACACAGGGGCCTTGGTGCACGGGTGCCGCGCCGGTCACGCCGCCGCCGACCAGCCCGCGTCGCAGACCTAGACGCCCAGCTGGCCAGACTCGAAGTCCGTCGGCGCAGTCGTCCTGCCGCCGCGTGAATGACGAGAACTCGCGCAGAAAAAGTCCGATGGTCCGGGCACGCAGCCGGGCTCGAAGGCCAAGGTCGAGGAGCGCACGCGCCAGCTACTCCGTTCACGGGCATGGCCAGACGCCGGCAGTTGCTTGGCGTTCAGCGAGGCAGTCGATGGAGGGCGTGTCTCCGGTCAGCAGGTGACCGACGCAAAAGGCGCCCTTGCGCTTGTCGCGAACTGATGACCTGAGGATTGACTAGCCCGGGATCGCCGCTCACGCGACACGGGGGGCGATGTTGGGGTTCAGATGAAACAGGTTCGTCGGGTCGTATTTTGTCTTGACCTCGATCAGCCGATCCAGGTTGTCGCCATAGGCCGACCGCGCCTTGACGTTGCTATCAGTGGCATTGAGGTTCGCGTACAGTCCGACCGAATAGGGCTCGAACCCTTTCCACGTCCGCTTTTGCCACGCCGTGCGCGCGGCCGCGTCCTTGGGATGCTCCCACGACGCGCGCACCACGAAGTTGTGGCTCGCGTCGCGCGAAGCGTAGGCCGTGGATGCGGCCGGACGACGCGCACTCGCTCCTCCCTGCTGCGTGAGGGAGATCTTGCCTAGCTCGGCGCCAGGTAGTGTGATGCTTTCGACTGCGTGGTCGAGCATGATGGGAACGAGTCTCGCAATCCGTCCACCCGACATGTAGTAACCATTGCCATGAGGTGAATCGCGATCGAACTCCGACTGCACCGCGGTCCACGGTTTTCGGGCGACGCTGTCGCGCACCGACTTGCCGAACTTTCGTATGGCGGCGACGTCTTTGCCGGCGCTCGCGTCATCGCCGCAGTGACAGAGAGTGAAATTGAGCTGCCGATGACCCGCGCCATCGCATTCGAGCACGGGGTCCATCCAGAGTTCGTCGCTGGCGGAATCGCAGTAGTCGGCGAATGCGTCGAGCACGCGGCGTGCCTGGTCGATTGGAAAGACGATGCCACCGGCGACTGCAGTGCGGCCGAACTCGCACGCGCGGAATTCGAACGAAGTCACTACGCCGAAGTTGCCGCCGCCGCCCTGGAGTGCCCAGAGCAGATCGGGATTCTCATCACTGCCGGCCCGCACCAATCGGCCGTCCGCAGTAACCAGGTCCGCGCCGACCATGCAGTCGACGGTCAGGCCAAACTTTCGCTGCAGCCGACCGACGCCACCACCGAGCGTGAGGCCCGCGACGCCGGTATGCGAGACGGTGCCTGCGGGCACTACGAGCCCGAAGGCCTGGGTTTCACGGTCCAGCGCACCTAGCAAGACACCAGGTTCGGCGCGAACGACGCGTGTCTGCGGATCGACCCGAACGCCTTGCATGGGGGCGAGGTCGATCATGATCCCGCCTTCACACACCGAGTAGCCGGGGAGGCTGTGGCCTCCACCCCGCACCGCGACCAGCAGGTCGTGGCGCGCGGCAAACTGCACCGCACCGATCACATCTGCGGCACCGGTGCAGCGCGCGATCACCGCCGGGTGACGATCGAATGCGCCGTTCCAGACGCGCCGCACAACGTCGTAACTGTCGCTGTCGCGGGTGAGCACGGGTCCGCGCTGCTGGGCCTGGAACGCGACGATGTCTGCTGCCCTGAGAATGACTGCACCGCCCGTCCGCGAGACGGCTGGCACGTCGGCGGATTGCGCCGCGCGTGCAAAACGCGAATGCGCAAGGCCGGATGCAACCATGAGCGCTACAGAACTGGAAAGGAAGTCTCGCCTTCTCATATCGCTCTCCATCGGTCACCGTCGATGCTGCGTAGTCCGCGCGTCGAAACGGTAAGAAACGATCCACAGCATTAGCGGTGCGGAGGGACAGGAGGGGCGTAACCAGCGCTTCCCGGGCACCCGGCATTGACAAGGGGCAGATTGATTAGAACCCACCGCAGCGAGGATGAAAACAAGAAAAGCTCTTCGAGAGCAGCGCGACACGCCGATACACGCTCAAGGCGCAGGCACACCTCAGGCGCTTGCGCGCGAGCGATGACGGTTCGCAGACGGCGCACGGGGCGCGTCGGTGCCGGCACGATGAACGTTCGATCCGGCGTTGACACGCCCGCCCCGAGGATCCCGGAACTCGGCGTAGATCCGATTGCGAGGGCACTTTAACGAAGACGCTGTATCGGTGATCGTCTTAAGCGGTGTTCCGGACGGGTACGGCGAGCGAGATGGCAGAGGGAGGCGGCGTGAACGGTCCCGTGCCCGGGTCGCCGGAGCACAGAAGACGCCGGAATCTTGCAAACGGGACTCCGCGCGTGGGCTGGAATTGGCCCACTCGGGGGAGAAACAGGGGAGGGGACGCGGGAACGGAGCTGGGCTGTATCAGCTAACTCACTGACAGTAAATAACTTAGAATGGTGGAGGCGGCGGGAGTCGAACCGGTTGACCCTCCATCGTGCAACTCATTGCAGGCGCGCGACTTCTGGTGTTAACCCCTGCAATTGCCGCAGTTAAGCCATTCTCCCCGAGTTCACTGCCGTCCCCTGGAATCCTCTGGAAGCCTCCCCAGTCGTGGAGTATTGGCGGAGGCGGTGGGCACAGTGTCCCGCGTCCAGAATCCCTGGGACAGTTCGGCCGGCGTTGACAACTGAACCCCGGGTTGCCTGGATGGAGTCTTTGTCACGCTTGGCAACCGGCCGGGGGCGTCCAGGCAATCCCGCGACGAAGCGCCGGTGCCTAGGGCCGAATCACCTTCCCGACGAAGCACTCCGCCCGGAAGCGGAAGCCATCGTGACCGGCAAAACGTCCGAGGACGAAGGATCCTACCGGCCAGTGAGTGCGCCGCCCCCGACCGATCGTCCGTTCGTAGGGATTTACGAGCCGTTACGCCAAACAGGCCCCACTTACGAGCGGCGTGCTTCTTGACAGGCCGCTGTAGCGTCCACCTGCGGCGCGCCGGATTCTAGCAGTGCCGCAGCTGCGCTGGCGATTTCGTCAACACCGGCATTTACTCTCCCGTTAGACCGATGGAGAATATCGGAAATCAAAAGCTCTGGTCCTACTTCGACGACGCTGCGAGGCGCGTCCTGCAGCCAATCTTGCGATCCGAAGCGCGGCCGGGCACTGCGTCACGACGTACTTCGAGCTTGCCAAGAAGGTCGATTACCGAACAACGAAGGGGAACGGCCTTCTCAAGGCGAGCGCATTCAGACTTGCGAAGGAAAATTGCCGACGGGAGGATTCTTGAGCGCAGGTTCCAGGTTCTCAAGCTTGCCGGACCGAGTAACCTGTGCGCGGCTTTCTGTCTGTTCACTTCATGAGCGACGACGTCACACCTGAGACCCGCGTCTGCATCGCTTGTGGCCGGCCGCTGCGACTGGACGCTCCGGAGGGGTTGTGCCCGGTCTGTTTGCTCAGCCTCGGCAGTGGCAGTGTCGGCGATCCCTCAATTCCGACCCTCGCGCCAGGTCCGTCGTCGGACGAAACTGACGAGACGTCCACGCGACTCCATCCAGGAGACATCTGGGGCGACTACCGCATCGGGCGGCTGCTCGGCCGTGGCGGCATGGGCGAGGTGTACGAGGCCGAACAGTTGCAGACGGGCAGACGTCTGGCGCTGAAGGTTTTACGCAGCCGGTTGCACCGGCCCGACGATCGCGCGCGCTTTCTCCGTGAGGGTCAGCTCGCCGCATCCGTCAGCCATCCACACACGGTGTACATCTTTGGGAGCGAGGAGATTGCCGGCACGCCGGTCATCACCATGGAGCTCCTCACCGGGGGGACGCTGAAGGATAAGGTCGCCGTGGAGGGCCCGCTGGCCCCTGCGGACGCCGCCGCGGCGGTGCTCGATGTTGTTGGCGGGCTGGACGCCGCACACGCCGCGGGCATTCTGCATCGCGACGTGAAGCCTTCGAACTGCTTCATCGACCACGAGGGCCTGGTCAAGATCGGCGACTTCGGGCTCTCGATCTCAACACTGAGTCGAGACGTGCGTTTCGAGCTGGAGGGAGGTGGATTTCAAGGCACGCCTCAATTCGCCGCACCGGAGCAGCTGCGCGGCGAGCCACTCGATCTGCGGGCCGACATCTACGCGGTCGGCGCCACGCTCTACTATCTCCTGACGGGGCGACCGCCCTTCGAAGCCACCGACCTGCGCGATCTGATCAGCCGCGTCGTCCAGGAACCGGCCCCGTCGCCGCGTGATGTCCGCCCGGAGATTCCGCCCGGCCTCGCCGGACTCGTCCTGCAATGCTTGAGCAAGTGGCCATCGGCTCGCCCGCAGTCGTACGCGGTGCTGGCCGAGGCGCTCCGTCCGTACGCGTGTTCCAGCGCTGTGGCACCACGCCTCGGCGCCCGCGCATTGGCTGGTGTGGTCGACACCCTGATCATTGGCTTCCCGCTTGGGGTCATTAGCCTCGGGCTCCGGGGTCTGGGCGCGCTTGATGCCGCAGAGGTCGTTCGCCCTCCTTCGTTGCTGGCCCTGGCCCCAATGGCCAGCCTTGTCTACTATCTGATGCTCGAGGGCACGGCGGGGGCCTCGCTGGGCAAGCGCTTGTTTGGCCTGCGGGTTGTCTCCGCGTCCGGTCCGCCGTCGTTTCGTCGCGTGTTGATGCGGACGCTGGTCTTCGTGCTGCCGGGCTTGACGCTGACCGCCGTTATCCTATGGCGAGGGACACCGCCCAACATCCCACCCAACCTCGTGCGACCCGCCAGCGCGCTACTGTTTGCGGCGCTCTTGTTCATCCCGGCCCGGCGCAAAAATGCATGGCGCGCGTTCCACGAACTCGCCAGTGGCACGCGAGTCGTGTCACGGCCGCGGCCGGATCGTCGGCGTGTGCGGGCGCCGCAACTCGCTGCGGCACTTCGCGAGCCTGAACGCCGCGCGCACCTTGGTCCATTCGTCGTCCTCGCCGATGTGGGCGCGACGGATCGTGGCACCCTGATGCTCGCGGTCGATCCGATCCTGCGTCGCAACGTCTGGATTCATCAGCGGCCACTCGGCGACCCGCCGACGAGCGCGAGGCGGCGCGATGTCTCGCGGATCGGGCGGCTGCACTGGCTCGCTGCGCAACCCAGCCCCACTGACCACTGGGATGCTTTCGAAGCGCCGCCAGGACGACCGCTGGTCGCCGCTCGCGAGCCCGCCGACTGGCCGACGCTGAGAGGGTGGCTGATGGATCTGGCCAACGAGCTCGTCGCTGCGGAAGGCGACGGGACGCTACCGGAGGTCAGCCTCGCGCAAATCTGGCTGCGGGACGACGGCCATGTTGTGCTGCTCGATTTTCATCATCCTATGGTCCGCCACGCCGAGCACCACACCGGAACGATCGCGCCTGGGCCGGCCAGTCTCCTGGCCGCTCTCTCCGTCCACGCGATGTCGCTGACGCCAGGTGTCGGGGGGTTCCCGCTGTCCCTGCGAACCCTGACCGACGAGTGGCGGCACAGCACCGCGGCGGGCGCGGAAAAGGCGCGCGAGCAACTGGTCGCCCTCTCGGGCACGTTGGACCGCGTCACGCGCGCCCGTCGTGCACTGCCAATGGCCTTGTTCTTGGTGCCCCTCCTGGCCATGATGGGTGCCTGCGTGGTCGCCGTGCCGGCGATACACCGCATGCGGACGGCGGAACACGCGAATATGTTGCAGTGGTTGGACATGCTCATCACCCCGACGCCCGACAGCCGGCTGGTTGATCCGGACCTTTACCAAGAGGCCGAACACTACGTCGCCGACCGCTTCCGTTCGAGCTTGAGCGACGAAACGTTCTGGCGCACCTTCACGCCTCAACGGGAACGTCAGGCCCTTCGGCATGATGCCGCGCGGCGCCTCCTGGCGCGATACCCCGCCGACGCCAGCCACGTCATCGCGCGCTCGGCACGACTGGCGCCGGAGATCGAACGAGCAGACCAGGCCAGCCGGCAGATCGCGGACGGGGCCGAGGGGTTCGTGTCGTTGGTGGTCAGTACTCTGGTGGCGCTTATCACGGCACTGGTAATGATCTTTCACATCGTCTCGTCGCTGGTGATCCCAGGCGGTGTCGTCACCCGATTCAACGGGTTGGCCGTCGTCACGGCCGATGGTCGTGGGGTGAGTCGGGCGCGCTCGCTGGCTCGCGCGCTCCTGGCGTGGTCGCCCGCCGCGCTCTGGTTTATCGGGCTGGCCGCGTCGCAGAGAAGCCCGGACAGCATCCCCCTCCCGTCCTCGCCGATGGTCGGCCTCGTGTTGACGTATCTGCTCCTGGCCGCCGGCGCCATCGCCACCCTCGTGCACCCTCAGCAAGGACCCCACGATCGGCTGGCCAGGACCTGGGTCATTCCGCGGTAAGTCGACGTGGTGAGGTCCTTCCAGACCACGCGGTGGAGTCTCGTCCTCGCGGCGGGCGGCGACACGTCGCCGGCGGCGCGGGCCGCCCTCGCGAGCTTGTGTGAACTCTACTGGTATCCGCTGTATGCCTATGTCCGCCGGCGCGGCCGCAGTCCCGACGACGCCAGCGACGTGACCCAAGCGTTCTTTACCGCACTCCTAGAGCGGCACGACTTCGACCAGTTGAGCCCCGAGCGGGGGCGCTTTCGCGCGTTCCTGCTCGCGTCTCTCAAGCATTTCCTCGCGAACGATTTCGCCCGTCGTCGGGCGCAGAAGCGGGGCGGCGGCGCCGCGCCGGTCTCGTTGCCGCTTGATCATGCAGAAGAGCGCTATGCGCGAGAGCCGGCCGACGCGACGACGCCAGAGATGCTGTATGAGCGCCGCTGGGCGCTCATCGTGATCGAGCGAGTGCTGTCCACGCTTCGCCACGAATGGCGGCGGCAGCAGCGGGAACAGGAATTCGAGGCGCTCCGCAGTTGTCTGCTCGGCACGGCGCCGCCCGGTGGGTACGCCGCGACAGCCGCGGCACTGGCCATGTCGGAGGGGGCGGTGAAAACGGCGGTCCATCGGTTGCGGCGTCGGTTCCGGACGCAGCTGCGACAGAACATCGCGGAGACCGTCTCGGAACCCAGCGAGGTTGAGGAAGAGATCCGCTATCTCATTCGGACGCTGGCCCTGTAACCTTTTTTGTCATTTCCGTCTGATCGGTGCATGAGCCACACCCAAGGCACCTTTCCCCCGCCATGGCAGCCCCTTTGTCAACGCAGGAGGAAGACCCCAGGGGCAGTCGCATTCATCGCCTTCTCCACGGTAACGCGGACGGGGACGAAGCAGGCGTTACGAACTTGTGAGCCGGCCAGTGACGGCGGGTCCGCTTCTGCCGCGAGGACAGGACGTAGCGCCACTACGGTCAAGGCCCGTATCGCGCTTGTAGCCGGACGTCTCTGTGCCGCCGCTGTGGTGATTCCCATGGCGGTTGAAGGCTCGAGCACCATCGCCTGCGCGGCGCCCGCGCCTCTCGCGGTCGCTACCTTCATCGCGAACGCCGGCATCCACGAGCGAATGCCTGCGCGCTCGCTGCTCTACATCCGGGAACGCGCTTGTGCACAGCACGGTGGAAAGCAGGACCTCAGACCCGGTGTGCCGGTCATTCACGACAACACACTTGCGGCCGTCAACCCGTCCTCTCCGATCCTGCTCGTACCCGCCACAGATGCCAAGACGGCGCCGCCGTCGGGCGGCGTAGCGCTCGCTACGGGACGTGACCTGCCTTCCAATCTCGTTGCGCCGCACACTCTCGAGCCCCAGCTGGCGAGGATGTGGAAGCAATCGCGCACGTTCCGGCGACAGTGCGCCCGCATCAATGCCGCACCGGGCCTCGTGGTTCGGGTCCTCACTGCTGCCGCGGTGAGCCAGTCCGGCGACCGAGCGGCGACGCACCTCCAGCGTAGTGCCACCGGGCTCGAAGCCGTCGTGAACATCACTGGCCGTGCGGCGGCGAGCGACTTCATCGAAATCATCGCCCACGAGTTCGAGCACATCGTCGAACAACTGGATGGGGTGGATCTGGCTCGATTCGCTCGCCTGGCGCCCGGTACCGTCTGGGCGACCGGTACCCAGCAGTTCGAGACGGAACGTGCCACTCACACCGGCCGGTTGGTCGCGGCG includes:
- a CDS encoding FAD-binding oxidoreductase, giving the protein MESDMRRRDFLSSSVALMVASGLAHSRFARAAQSADVPAVSRTGGAVILRAADIVAFQAQQRGPVLTRDSDSYDVVRRVWNGAFDRHPAVIARCTGAADVIGAVQFAARHDLLVAVRGGGHSLPGYSVCEGGIMIDLAPMQGVRVDPQTRVVRAEPGVLLGALDRETQAFGLVVPAGTVSHTGVAGLTLGGGVGRLQRKFGLTVDCMVGADLVTADGRLVRAGSDENPDLLWALQGGGGNFGVVTSFEFRACEFGRTAVAGGIVFPIDQARRVLDAFADYCDSASDELWMDPVLECDGAGHRQLNFTLCHCGDDASAGKDVAAIRKFGKSVRDSVARKPWTAVQSEFDRDSPHGNGYYMSGGRIARLVPIMLDHAVESITLPGAELGKISLTQQGGASARRPAASTAYASRDASHNFVVRASWEHPKDAAARTAWQKRTWKGFEPYSVGLYANLNATDSNVKARSAYGDNLDRLIEVKTKYDPTNLFHLNPNIAPRVA
- a CDS encoding RNA polymerase sigma factor, translated to MVRSFQTTRWSLVLAAGGDTSPAARAALASLCELYWYPLYAYVRRRGRSPDDASDVTQAFFTALLERHDFDQLSPERGRFRAFLLASLKHFLANDFARRRAQKRGGGAAPVSLPLDHAEERYAREPADATTPEMLYERRWALIVIERVLSTLRHEWRRQQREQEFEALRSCLLGTAPPGGYAATAAALAMSEGAVKTAVHRLRRRFRTQLRQNIAETVSEPSEVEEEIRYLIRTLAL
- a CDS encoding protein kinase domain-containing protein, translated to MSDDVTPETRVCIACGRPLRLDAPEGLCPVCLLSLGSGSVGDPSIPTLAPGPSSDETDETSTRLHPGDIWGDYRIGRLLGRGGMGEVYEAEQLQTGRRLALKVLRSRLHRPDDRARFLREGQLAASVSHPHTVYIFGSEEIAGTPVITMELLTGGTLKDKVAVEGPLAPADAAAAVLDVVGGLDAAHAAGILHRDVKPSNCFIDHEGLVKIGDFGLSISTLSRDVRFELEGGGFQGTPQFAAPEQLRGEPLDLRADIYAVGATLYYLLTGRPPFEATDLRDLISRVVQEPAPSPRDVRPEIPPGLAGLVLQCLSKWPSARPQSYAVLAEALRPYACSSAVAPRLGARALAGVVDTLIIGFPLGVISLGLRGLGALDAAEVVRPPSLLALAPMASLVYYLMLEGTAGASLGKRLFGLRVVSASGPPSFRRVLMRTLVFVLPGLTLTAVILWRGTPPNIPPNLVRPASALLFAALLFIPARRKNAWRAFHELASGTRVVSRPRPDRRRVRAPQLAAALREPERRAHLGPFVVLADVGATDRGTLMLAVDPILRRNVWIHQRPLGDPPTSARRRDVSRIGRLHWLAAQPSPTDHWDAFEAPPGRPLVAAREPADWPTLRGWLMDLANELVAAEGDGTLPEVSLAQIWLRDDGHVVLLDFHHPMVRHAEHHTGTIAPGPASLLAALSVHAMSLTPGVGGFPLSLRTLTDEWRHSTAAGAEKAREQLVALSGTLDRVTRARRALPMALFLVPLLAMMGACVVAVPAIHRMRTAEHANMLQWLDMLITPTPDSRLVDPDLYQEAEHYVADRFRSSLSDETFWRTFTPQRERQALRHDAARRLLARYPADASHVIARSARLAPEIERADQASRQIADGAEGFVSLVVSTLVALITALVMIFHIVSSLVIPGGVVTRFNGLAVVTADGRGVSRARSLARALLAWSPAALWFIGLAASQRSPDSIPLPSSPMVGLVLTYLLLAAGAIATLVHPQQGPHDRLARTWVIPR